The nucleotide sequence gGTGAGAGTGGAGGCAAGAGGTCTGAGTGagggaggggctccaggctgggacagagggttggggtgcaggaatgtgagggctctggctgggagttcaGGCTTTAGGGAGATGCTGGAAATTAGGGATTTGGGTTGCCAGAAGGGAGCGCTGGGTGTGGAAGGTGCTCGGGACAGGGGGTaggtgtgaggatgggggtccaggctgtgggctggagcgctggagtgggtttaggctctgggttgggagtggggtgtagaaGGGATCCAGGGTCCAGGCTGGGAGTTGGGATTTGGGGTACATGAGGATACTAGGTGGAGATCACAGATTGGACCCCCATGCCAGTATCTGTGAGATGATGCCCATGACAACAAATTCCTACTgtccagctccccacagcagcagctctgctccccttcactctgggatgccagcatCTTGAGGAActaagcaagcggcagcaggaggttggaagcccagggcacaaCATTAAATCCCTGAGGGAATCTGAGTGGGACACAATCCCTCCAcagagggcagaggtggagggcaggacAGGTTCCAGCATGACCATTACCCCTACAAAGAACATCTGCCTCAACATgtggctaccactggcctctcccagcaagGTACTGACCTGGATGGAGCTGAAAttccccatgtctgtctgcacccagccaggatggacagcaACACTCAGGATCCCATCTCTGCTGTACctcaaggcctggcacttggtgagcatgttcagagccaCCTGAGGACaagatgccatgagcagagatagcagagtgtgggggaggtcaTGCATCCTGTAGGAAACGACCAACACTCCTGAAGGGAGaggtgggacagacagacaaaggggtGAGAGCAAcattccttttaatttcatctttctacatgcagaataaattttatgtacactgaggcatgtgcagatgggcaccgccaatagaaacacatgctgccagctgcgggtgctctgctaatcagctgggcagcatttgaatttctcctggatggctgcccaagcactcagctcgtAGGAAGCACTTGTGAGAAGAAAACACTACTGTGAGCTGCACTCTCTTGTGCTCTCAATTATGACAGCAAGCCATAGAGATGCGGGTGTAGCTGCACTTTGATAAGCCACTGATGCTGAGGCCTCCAGTGACCTGTGACAGGTGATcacacctgagagccgtgctTAAGCTGCTCTTGGATATGCAGGATCTGGGCCAATAGGGGAAAGTGGAACTGTGACATCGATGCTCCTTTGGGTTCCCTCACAACTCTTGCAGGCACCGTGAGGATTTGGCCCCCTGGAGCTGAACTGGGGTTGGTGTCTAGATGGGGTATGTCCACCCCGGGAGGGGGTAGAATTAAGAGCTCTTCAATggttcttccctgagctgagactggctagACGGGGtctgagctgctcccagcccatcACAGTGTGGGGATTTCTCCAGcgggatacaggcacaacagaaactTCCTCACCGGATGGGAGCTCTGCTCTGAAGTCTAAGTGAATTGCAGACAGGCAACAAACTGCCGGCCCTGCCCAACACGGGActggaggctggagtggtggAAGTAGGATGGGGAATAAGGGGAACACACCAAGCGACGCGAATTTGTGTAAGTAGCAAACCCAGCCAGcggtcaggccctgctgggtgtgccctgtaccttgctgcagcgataggagatgatttggaccatttcccagccacagacattctggatggagccagccatGCTGGACATGTTGGCGAcggccgccttgctgcagctcagccctctctgggggcttccctgggcagcctgcttcagcaagggcaggaaggcctgggcagtggggagagcagagcagccatggggtcagaaaaggaaccagcaTCATGCTCGTGAGGCAGGGCACCAGAAGGGAATGGGTCTCTGCTCTTCCGGTTGatgcccagcccctggccaggccagAAGCAGGAGCCCCACCCAGGCAGGTGTGCAGAGCTGTGGATCCTATTCATACCCTGTAGGGGCCAACAATGATCCCCAAGTCATGTCCCTGTGTTCAGAGTCCCCATCCAGGGCAGATGGGGGAGTCTGTggttccccacagctgcccacatggctcTGACCATGGCTCAGTGACGGATCTTCAGCAAGGAGGCTTTGCCTGGGCCTGGCTGAAAGTCAGAGCCAGGGCACAGTAAGAGTCATGTGGACACCTACGGGGACCCTCACTATGTCCTAGTCAGGAGCCCTCAGGCTcagagactcaggctagatgctGCTCCCCCAACCACCTActttggggaggaggaagggtccAAGATGCCCAGCCAGGAGctagggtgtggggggagaggagtgGAAGGATGAGGACCAGGAAGGGCacagagcctccccacagccctgccgggggtTGGAAGAATCTCTTTCCCCTGTTGTGAGGCACCTGCCCATCGTCTGCCCTTGGCATGAAGCTAACGTCTGTGCTGGCTCTGGATCAGGTGCCTGAACCCCCCCggcctctggccacacaagccctgctTCCCTGGCCTGTGCCGGACTGGGTCTCTGCACACAGGCCAGTGACAGACCCACCCTGCATGGAGCCTctgagcctgtcctgccccccagccccttctgctccaCCACATGCAGGGTCAGCAGGCCTGCTGCTCACAAGGCAGCCTAGGTGAGCCCTCCTGGGGACCATCACTCTGCTGAGCACCCAGCACTGAGATGGCTTTGTAGTGAACACATGGGGAAGCTCATTTTTGGGCCGTCGAGTTAGTGCCAGTTCCTCTTGCAACTGACTCAAAAATTCCCTCAGGGTGGGGCTGAAGTgtgagtgggggggtgcagtgtgggtggggcatcaggggaagaggctgagtgggggcagggcatggggaggacaGCTGCCGGTGTTCAGACCCAGACCTCCATTCGTGAGCATCATGAGCTGCCCAGGGGGTCCAGGGGCCTTAGACAGATGCTCACAAGCACTCAGTGCCTTGGTAAAAGAGGGAAACAGCCCTGatagccccttcctgctgctcatcCCACTGGGGCCTATTCGTCAAGGAGAAAAGATATGTTTCTGCTCTCACGGGTCCATGACCCCTAGttcctggctgtggccctgtgccCAGGAGCCTCAGCCCGGGCAGCCAGAGACCATCTTGCAGCTGCACACTGCAATCACCCTCGTCCCCTGAGGAGACAGGTGCCCTTCtgccagcagggccccagctgtggggtgtAGGGAGAGCCACAATGCCACACATAATGGTGGGATTGGGGAGACAAGAGGTCTCTTGTATGAGGTAACAGGGGCCTCATGCATGGCACTGTCCTTGCACTGATGCTCTGGATGTTGAAAATTGAGGGATTGAAATGCTGTGTGCTGTAGAGCCAGGGCCATACAGCGATCTGGGGGTGAGGTTTCATTTCTGAGTGGTTCAAGTCCCATAATGCACTTGTAGCCTTTGTGCTACCAgccaaggccccacattgatcCAGTTACCCAAACCTAGGGAAGGGAGGACTCCTGGCCCAAGCACAATCAAACCCTGGTGCATCTGGCCACGTGCTCCCTGTCAGGACCCTTACCTGGCTCATCAGCAAGGGCCCAATCACTTTGGTTGAATACACCAGGGCCACGTCCTCTGGTGTCTCCAACTCCAGCATGTTCAACTTCAGTATCCCAACGTTGTTTATCAGCACACTGAGCCCCGAGCCTTTCAGGTGTACCTCAACTCTGGGTGCTGCCTCCTTGATGCTGGCTGGGTCTGTGACTTCTACGTTGACAGATCAGGGGGTCAAGTGCatgattcctcctctctgatGTCACTCCCACCAGAGCATGTCtccctgggccagagggcttcttacattgggctcagaggtgggagaggggttggggaagggagttggggggtggggactgctgctgggtccaggcatggggagctgtgctggagcaacaaGAGGAAAGGCTAATTTAGAGAGACAATTATGACCAGTTCCTTGGCCAATCTGAGTAGCCTAGAAAATGTAAATGTGCTGGAGTTAATGATTAGTTCCTAAATGTGGCGTTGGTCTGACTTAGACAAAGGAAGTGGATGATTTAAAATTGTTTGTGATGCATTGTAGGTGAGAGCAGTCCCCAGCTGGACTGCAAGGCTCCATCCCAGGGGTAAGAATGctggacagagctgcccatgtgtGATTCTCACATGAGAGGCCTGCCACAGGGTATCCCTTGGGCTTTCCAGCCTCTCCAGAGCCAACCTACCCAGCCAGACTCTTCACTCACCCCTGCTCCTCTGGATCTAGGTAAGGTCAATGGGATCTCAGTGATTATTGACTCTGGTCCTGTTCTTCTCACTGGGAGCGGGAGGGCCTGGAGACAGGGACATGGAGGGGTATAGGAATGGGAAGAACATGCCGCGGGGAGAGGGaacctcagctctgggcctggaACTGGGCACCCACTGAGCACAACGATCACCAGGTTTGGAAGTTTGGCTGCTAGGTTGTGCAATTCCTAAAAAAGAATAAAGTTCATGGTTATGGACATTGGGCCCACACCCAGGGCCAGGCCGGGCACAGTCCAGATCCCCTCTGACCCTTGGCACCAAGTCAATGTCTTACTGCTTTCCTCTGCCAATACTTTTTGTGCAGTGTCCTGCCCTGAGGTTATGGGTCCAGAGGAGCATTCTAATCGCCCCTGAACATTTACACTGCCATCATGTAATTCAGTGAGATGGAGTCATGGACCCAAATCACTTCCCCATCACAGACACACCTGTGTTCCTTCAGTGCCCTCTGCAAATCTGTGTCCCATGACTAGGCCAGGCACACAGACTGTGCAGCACGGGTGGGCCATTGGGaatggggatgctggggaggagcagggcatgggggagcagcaggcagggctagGAATTGGACGGGAATGTGGAGGTAGGAGGGAGACTGATAGGGATTGGGAGGAAGGTGTTGGAGGGCAGTTCCCTCAGGGGTGGTAAAGGGagtcccctcccagcagctggtggctgccagTGTCACAAGCTCTCATCAGCTGGTTGTGAGTGGGGAATTTGTCAGCTGTGGAAGGAGCTGATGCCATGACCCAGAAGTTACTCGGAGCCTACAGTTCCCCAGGCTGGGTgcgggagcagagctgagaaggCAGAGGGCTGAGGTAGCGGCAGACAAGGGAGGGGTTGAACTCATAATCTGGGctctctggaggctggcaggactGGGTATAGCTGTGCTATAGTCACTAAGTACCTATGCTGGGCGAGCCTgtccacagcccctgggtagttagcccaggcccagccagtGCTGCCACATCCTCGGTGCTCTGGGATTTGAGCTGCCAGGTGTAGAGGTAGTTTGGGTGCAGCTGCGCACCTTCTAGCCAGAGCAGTGTCTGCAGTCACGGCCTGCTCTGGTGTGTGGGTCCCGGCACCCCTGAGACTGGAAGCCCCTTAAGCAGGTTCCGCTTCCCCTTCTAGCTACTACTAACTCCATCTCCCCTTGTGATGTTCTCACCTGCATTCGCTCTCCCACTGGGTCCCGGCAGGTGGCAAACACCCACTCTGGTGGGTTCCAGTTCCTCAGAAGCTGCTTGATGAGTCCCAAGCCGATTCCTTGATTGGCCCCGGTCACCAGAGATTCAAGCCAGCCATGGTCCCTCACTGGCCTCTGCTCAGTGAGAGCTGCACTAGTCAGAGCCCCGacttccctgcctgcccacagctggggttgcATAATGGTACCTCCAGGGAAATTACTCTGCTGCGTTCAGGTGACTAGACAGGAAGAGATGGAATGAGCCAAACCTTATTCATCTATTTGTTACCCCTCCTCTCTGGGTGAGTGGATCAGCTGGTTTGGCTACTACTTACTAACATTTTGGTGCAGGGCCAATCAAGTGCTGGCCACCTTACTGTGCCGGAGGGCAACACCCCTGTCCTGATTGTACCCTGAGCGAGGAGTCACTGCAATCATGATCTGCGTTCCACAGCTGTCAGTGGTGCTGTACGCAGAGGAGGGAGAAAGTGGGAGAGGGTGAAAAGCTGGAGAAGCATGTGGTTGGAGGTGAGGATTTTGCTGTAAAGTTCTATGGCTTGTTAATTTTGGCACTTAAGTAGAGGGCAAGACTCTGAATGGCTAAGGATGTAGACGCGCATTTGTAGAGCTGGAGAAGACTGAACACTGTTGTAAGCGGCAAGGTAGGGGTCTCTTCCACAATCCAAGGCAG is from Carettochelys insculpta isolate YL-2023 chromosome 22, ASM3395843v1, whole genome shotgun sequence and encodes:
- the LOC142024599 gene encoding uncharacterized protein LOC142024599, producing the protein MQPQLWAGREVGALTSAALTEQRPVRDHGWLESLVTGANQGIGLGLIKQLLRNWNPPEWVFATCRDPVGERMQELHNLAAKLPNLVIVVLKVTDPASIKEAAPRVEVHLKGSGLSVLINNVGILKLNMLELETPEDVALVYSTKVIGPLLMSQAFLPLLKQAAQGSPQRGLSCSKAAVANMSSMAGSIQNVCGWEMVQIISYRCSKVALNMLTKCQALRYSRDGILSVAVHPGWVQTDMGNFSSIQHPITVDESVRGMLQVLSTLSEKDNGDFVAWEGKVLIPDEMFPALLQEPQASLFQAPRCQPCLCPQ